Below is a window of Uloborus diversus isolate 005 chromosome 3, Udiv.v.3.1, whole genome shotgun sequence DNA.
GAAGTATAACAGACTTGGTGTCGGATTTTAAAATACATCTAGGCACTTGGATAGATTGTAACTCAGGGAATGTTTTGACGAAGTTGTACCATTGCTCCGCAATTTCTGGAGGGAGCGTTTCATTCCAGTCTAATTTAAGTAGCCATAATTGTTGCATAAATATTTTTGCCTTGGAGATGACAGGGCCTAAAAGTCCAAGTAGATCGTAGATGCGTGCGATTTCCGAAAGTACATCTCGTTTGGTAAAATTGCGATTTGGATTGTTGCTAACCTTGTACATAAATGAATCACTTGAGCTATTCCAAAGCATTCCTAGCGTTTTTACTACAATTTCTTCAGAATTTCTGTCCAGAGGAAATTCCTGAAGTTCGGTCGTAGAACCTTCGTTGCTGCACCACTTGTGTAAATTCATGCCGCCCTTTTGGAGAAGTTGCGTCAATTCTGACTGAAGATTCAAAAACTCCTTCAAGTTGGAACTACCAGAAAGGCAGTCATCCATGTAGAAATCTTGAAGAACGGCTCTGGATGCCAAAGGAAAGTTCTTTCCCTCGTCCAATGCAAGTTGCTGTAAAACCTTCGTTGCTAAGTATGGAGCAGATGCAGTCCCATACGTGACGGTTTGTAACTGGTAAATCTTAGTTGGTGCAAATTCACTCTCTTTCCATAATATTTTTTGTAGCTTAGTTTGAGAAGAATCTACTTCAATCATCCTGAACATTTGTTTAATGTCAGTGGTAAATGCGTAAATATACTTTCTAAATCTAATTAGAATTGAAAAGAGATCTTCCTGAATTACCCCTCCTTTACTCaataaatcattcaaagaatGTCCGCTGGTTGTTTTCGCACTTGCGTTGAAAACTACGCGCAATTTGGTAGTTTTGCTATCTGGTCGAAAAATACCGTGATGAGGGAGATAGTACCCGACATCTGTTCCCTtatcttcttttatttctttcatgtGATTCAAAGTTTTGTATTCGTTAAGAAATTCTGTATACCGCGCTTTCATAGCCGGATCCCGTTCTAATCGTTTCCATAGTTGATCTAACCTTCTAGATGCCGTTTGTTTAGAATTTCCTAGCATGATTTCAGAACATTCTGGTTTGAATGGCATTTGAACTACGTATCTACCATCCGAATTCCTGAAATGCGTTTTTGCGAAGTGTTCATTGCAGTAGTTTAATTCATCATCACTACAGGGCCAATGATTTTCGACTTCTTCGATTTCCCAGAACTTAGTTAGAGTAATATTGAgagtttccaaattttttgacaaaaaacagTGTTTTGCGGAATGATTAGAGCTACTGTCTGAAATGCTACCCGAAACAAGATAACCAAAATAACTCGATTGTAAATACAAGTTATCTTTCAGCTTTCTTTTATCTGCCTTTAAAAATGCGAAGAATAATTCTGCACCCAAAAGAATATCTACTTTTTGTGGAATATAAAACGCTGGATCTGCTAAGCATATATCGTTTGGAATGTTTAAATGagcaatattaattttcttaGAAGGCGTGAAATCTGTGATTTTTGGAATAATTAATAAGTCGATTTCCCAATGCGAATCATCCTTTTTATTAGACAAGTGAGCTGATATCTTCTTCTTAATATTTAGCGCTGAATCATTTAATCCACTTATCGGAATATTTATTCTTTCCCGTTTCAAACCCAAAGCTTCCGCTGCCCTAACAGAGATGAATGAACTTTCACTTGCACAATCCAAAATTGCGCGTAAGCCCCTTCTTATGCCAGTAGAATCTCTAACATAAACTATTACTGTATTTATCAAAACAGTTTTCTCGTTTCCATTAGTAAAGAAAGAGACGCGAGTATTTTCTGACATTTGCGAGTCAAATTCAGAATTGCTTATGTTCTGTTGTTGGCTTAGTCCTTGCGATTGAATCTGAGTCGTTCCCGTCGAACCACCGCAATCTGCGTTATTTTGTCTGCTGTTAATGCAGTTTACGTATTTATGAAGTAAAGTATGATGATTCAATTTTTTCTTACAAACGAAGCAAGAACTTTTCGAATTACATTGGGAGACTAAATGACGATCGCTTAAACAGTTGAAACAAAGCCGATGCTTTTTAACTAGATCTATCCTTTCGGataatttcattgctttaaattTATCACAGTGATACAATTGATGTGTTTGAGTTTTAAACGCGACACATATTTTCGAAATGTTATTAGATTTAACAATAAAGGATTtggatttacatgaaatattcgCACTAATACTatttaagatttgacatcttCTTTCTAAGAATTCCAGCAATGCATCAAAATCTGGAACTTCATTATCTTTAAGAGTTAGTTCATATTGCTTTCTTGTTTCGCGGTCTAATTTTCCTAGAACAACATTCAATAAAATTGCATTAGATAATTTGTCTCTTCCGAAATCCAAGAGTTTTAGCGATCTTAGGTTTTTCTTAACATTATCCAAAATGATACGAAGATCTTTAGCAGATTCGTGTTTAATTGGTTGAATATTAAGAATGTTGTTAATGTGACAGTCGACAATTATTCTTTTGTTTTCGTATCTTTGTTCTAAAGCTTTAAAGAGTGAAGAAAAACTATCGTCAGTCGTTTCTAGAATTTTTGCTTCTCCCTTTAATGAACCGCGTAAGTAATGAAGCTTTTCACTTTCAGAAAGTTCGGGATTTTCATTTATTAGGCTATTGAATTGAGTTTTGAACAAGTTCCATTCCTCAAATTTTCCGCTAAAAGTTGGAAGAGGAATTTTCGGAAGTTTCATTGAAGCCTTTTTTGGCTGATCAACATTCATCGAATTAATTTCTTGTGTAGAAGTATCAATACTTTGTTTTAGTACAGAGTCACTGTAATGCTGTAACTTCAGTTTGTTAATAGATGATTTCAAGCTTACCTCCAAGTTTTGAATATCTTCGTCCACTTGAGACAATAAGTCTTCACATTCCTCAAATTGCTTTTCGGTGATGATTTTGTAGAAGTCATCTTTTAGCGTATCAAATTTTTGATGTATGTTCAGCACTGTCTCAAAAAGAGCTTCTAACTCGAAAATGTCCATCTCGTCTTTTCTTTCAGCGAGGGCAATAGAAATCTTGGTGATTTGCCCTTTAATGTTACCGCGCTTGCGGTTTAACGAGGTGATGTCCGCCATTGCAATTTATAGCGATTTCGTAATTTAACTTAATTGTATATTTGCGAGTTAACTTGAATTTTATAACTAATTCAAATTTATCGTATCCGGGTCGCTTAGGACCAAAATGTGCGGTACTTAGTCGAAATAAAAATCTTCAAGCGAGTGGACTGTATGCGTTTTATTGCTATAGACAGACAAGACAGGTTTTCAAAAGGCGATTTTCTtatcgtaacaaaaaaaaaggtttgccaTATGTTGGCGTGAatagttcaaagaaaataacCTCGCCAGGGCGATAAAGATACAAACACTGAACAACacgttttcttaaaacttttactgggaattaagctaaaaaaaataaataatgtgcgACTCACTCCGCCACTCTTCTCTAGATTTAGCTTTTGTGGCAAAGAGAGCGGGGGTTTTTCTCGTTAAAAAGACAGGTTGGTCGGCACAGCTCACTGCCTCGCTCTTGAATCAACTCTAAATCTGTTTTCACCAGAGTCAGTAAATATAATCAAAGCAACAAGTCCTAttatatgttcttaaaattaataaTCTTATATTCAGGCTGCACGTACACAGTTTTAAAAATAGGAAGGAAAATAGTTCTTAACAAGGCAAACAATTTCAACAATTAAACTTGAATTTTCAATTTACTCAAGGTATTAGAAAAGTGAAATCTGAAAACACCTCCAACAAGCACGAGTTCTTACTCAGAACTTTATTTCTGCTGCGTTGAAAACTATTCTTCGTATGCAATAAGAGAATCAATTTTGAGTTTTTCACTGATATGCACGGGATTGCCCAACTTATATCTTCTTTAGCATAAGAGGActtctcctccccctcccccctccccgctTTTGAATCTCCAACTTGCTGTACGTTTGCTCTGACACTCTGAATGACTTGAGACTTCAGGTTAAATTGTAAATGTTTTTTGTCTTGATGAGAGAGTAGGGGAGAACAGCTCAGCACCTTGGGCAGTATAATACCCCTCCCTCTTTTGTggtacatttttttcctttgttctattttttctttttaaatactgatcaatTGTTGTCAGTTTCCCCTCAAATTAATTCAGCCTTTTCCTACATTATTAAATAGGTTTCAATGTTACATCTGTATTAACAAAACGAGATTTTACGGTGAACTTTTATTTTGTACCAAGGTGTTTCACCTGGTGTCTCGCACGGGTTGCATCAGCACTTTTATTGTAGTCAATTATTTAATCAATACACATTTTTGATTTTACTGGCTTTTGCCTGGCATAAAATTGACATATCACATGAATACAATTGGaatttgattggaaaaaaaaCCGACCAATTCATTTTGCAACCAGttcaatcaaaattatttttatctgtaaataaccAAACAATGCTGCTAATTTTAAAGAGGAAGCAAATGTGGTGTCTTGCTCCAATTgatatttcctttgaaaaattaagttgGAAGAAAGGAAAATGGTTTTGTCTCTCTTGTTAAaggtttaaaaattgaatgatcTGCTTTGATACGAAATGCTTATAATAGTGCTGACTTAATGCATTACTTTGCTCTTGTACTCATAACGTTACtctttaaatttcattatttttttcattaatctagTGGgacattaacattttgaaaacaacTTTCGTTTCCCATTAAGTAGAAAAAATCCATTaagagtaaaagaaaatgaaaactattttcatGCATAATAGTAAGTAAAATTATCATTCCaaacgaaaaacaaaaagtaaGACACATTATGCTAAAATTGCGCAGGAAGATGTCTATACAACACCTAAACGAAAATGACAGCCAGAAGTAAATGTAATAAAAGCCAAATTAAAGAGAAATGTGAGCGGAACCGAAACAGGAACTTCATCAGATTCCCGTGCTGATAATGCCTGCGATTGTAGATAAAATAGCCTATATTATCGTTAAGCTTGAAAGTCTGGAGGAGACATTTGAGAAAtcaaattattgctttgaagataTGAAATGATCGTTGTAGGGCAATgttgggcaaagtaaaatagttaagttaactcacttttttaaaaacgaataaattggaaatttgtttttgaaattacgGTATACAAAGggaaaattatgtattttagaaaaaaaaaactgcactgaaactttagtttaatttttagaagtaaaCTTGTGCCTTCGAAAAAAGTGGAACATGTTCTCTTCTATTTTTTATGAGgcaaagggaaaaaatgaaatatttttctaatagaaTAGTTTCTAggtgataattaaaaatatttttgaccaaaCGAACGATCaaacaaatgaatgaaaaaatgaatagataatgaagCAATTAgcgaataaatgagtaaaataattattcaatatatgaggaaaaataactgagtaaataaaacaatgaatgaatatgaaaataagaaaatgaaaaaataaatatattagtgaattattaaatgaaagaataaattagttaattaataaaggAATGCGTATGTGAtctaataaatgattgaataagtaaaaggGTAAAAGAAATGAACTGTCACTTTGCCCCGCAACAACTAGGCTTATTGTGCAAGGCATGAAAAGTGCAAATAATcttaatactaaataaataaatattgaaccgaatattagtaggtccgaattaatgcttaaaatgttaataacaagaccTTTATCATttcatagtaataaaaataatttttcactaagtacaaattattacaatatgagtatcagtttATGAAAATAGCTTGTATTGTCATACGCTTTAATCTTCAGAGATAATTTTTTTCCTGGCTTGACCACATGTGGTATTACATGGCTAATATATTATAGTCCGTggagtttgaaaaaaatactcaaaacatttcacttccggataccagtctgaaattttgcacaatgcttatgtacatatctaagaacaaaaatccgccgggaggtATTTGAACAGaggtcatcaaaatggccgccttttTAAGAAAAGTACATTCGTTTCACTGTttagaactctattatggatcttaatattgtgatattaaagtatatcatttaaaagcgctttaaaagagctatttaatagtgattgaatttttttcctatcacaaatagtttaagagttattacaattaacgtcatcaaaatggctgcctggaaaggtaagtacatacgtttaactgcttagaactacattactGATCTTTATATTGTAGTATTaatgtgtatcatctgaaagagctttgAAAGAGCTATTTAACAAAGACTTATTTTTCCTCCgaagacaagtagttttagagttaataaaatttccgtcatcaaaatggctattgtgaaaaggtgaaaagtttcgtttaactgctcaaaatgccattagaaatcattcttccgtaaaaaaAATAGGTGAactaaataaaagctctaaactaaactagaaaaatatgcatttgtccccccccccttagtaaacagttttaaaaatttcactgcaataacgtaaCAACATGGAGCGGGAGGGGCGGGGGAATCTCATTGAACTGTTCCGCTGCATCTAACCCGcagtgaaacttttaattaaaaattccttaccggattaaatacacatatgtattgtcccataataattcacttctcTTGCAAGTGCGAACGACTGCCGTCTAGCGGCAAAAATCATaacgactactcgattttttcCCGCCAACATGCTATAACTTTGGATTGCAGTCTGTctagctcgtttctttccagttctgccgttctcagcaataattaattccatagtgatatgtttattattcagatataattttcaataactgaatatttgactggttaatgctgtagcaaataatatcaaatgaaggtgagtcatataattctattacggtttgaaatcgataacCTCGATTGTTTgttccatctagcattaaaattatcacatatagcttgtatttattcttttacgTCATTTTCAATAAGCAAAACGTAGGGGAAACCCGGGAAACGTGAATACCTTacgcttttcttgattattgtcgtttagttataactttagaaattaaaacaaatgtttataatcagtcttcatttaatgcacttgcgtaatgcaataacagctgtccttaatattaattacactattagatataaggtcagttttcaacaatggcatgaatatccactttgcccaacaccccgggtaaagtggattcgttactaggccaaagcgaacaacaacattatttgtcatgaaactgaacattaaaaataaaataaccatcgaaaattaaaggaacatatcaaaaaaaaatttttttgctacaatgctaattattgtagttattgcaaacaaagaaatttaacttgaaaataaaataaacgtagaaaataaaaggaacacatttaaaaaaacatttttgctgtaGTGCTAATTGTTGTTGCATTACAATCAAAGAAactgaacttaagaataaaataagcatcgaaaattaaaggctcatattaaaaagcatttttctacaatactaattattgcagtaattattgtaacaagcaaagattttttttaaaaaagtcaacatccaaaatttaggagcatattaaaaaaaaaacatttttctgctacaataataatcattgcagttatcacaaacaaaatcattaccattttcgaatgctgaacactctttatgacaccactcaATACAAATAtgacattgtatcctgttttctATTGGCTGATcagcttcttcaatgaacatttcatcacaaaaaatgcaccttacatcatcaaatttctttacttccttcttcttatcattctcttatgcagtcctatgttttgtagtagagatttttgattagtctttatggtacttggtctttttaatagtGTCCTGAGAAGGTTTATttgaaacatcatctagttacttcatgaaagtcttttttgatttttcaaatttttgtctttgaatgtcttttactggagtacttgcctggagtgtagatctctgtagtttttattcacgtgttgttattggttttacaggatgaggaataggtagtaaaacggaaggactgtagtagttcgtaGAACTTTCAGGTTTGAGTGAAGCGACGGGAACATCATTGCCGAGGACTTATTCTgctgtttcagatcccatgggagtataaggacggtcttcaatggtagtattgccttgagatcttaatattgaaggacttGCAGGTTCGAATGAAGTGACTTGTCacgaccgggcaaagtgaatatggtattcactttgcccaatccgctttgcccttcaggtacatttttgaggttactaaaaattactagaaaaccagagcatctaaactcgtcatctacggatagttgaaagctacataatcgtacatcaaatcctactcataacaaagaacatgtcacaaatagtattaaagttataaaggaaacactaacctctgtaaactaatattttttttctccaaaacatactttgttcgctcactggcgtTGTATTAGGTGAACttgtcccgacgtgtttgccgcacacggagcggcaacaggcgaccgtggctatgacaacgcggctgccgaCCAATTAactatttgggagttataggcaaaattcgctttgcccgaggtatccactttagccgggtttcccctattaaaaactcgcaatattttttagaataaatttttcttcttcatttgttccatgtgacctcaaaatactaacatagcttgcaatcatttctctaatgtgcttttgaaaaagtaaaatatttaatgaattaagtgTTTGTAATCTAGGTCCCATCTACGCGCCCTGCTAAAATCTATTTAGTGGGCTATGTCGAATGAGTAtggcgaaaataaaaagttggtcATGTTAGCTGGTCTCCACATAGAAATGGCTGTTTCATCTGCAATAGATACATggcttgaaggaagtggatgaactgaactcCTAGTAGAAACTCATGTAACAACATCGGGAAGAGCAGAAGGAAAACTGAAAGTTTCGCATGTGAAGAGAAGTCGATACGCTCACGATTTTGCAGTAACCACTCTCTAAGTTCTGTTGGAGAAAGCGTATCAAAATCAAAAAGATATAGATGAAACATTTACAGCTtgggttaagcgaagatcagaagaatAGCCTCAGCttaagtactggaagatcaccatggagctagaatgtgtacttttaaatctggtgcgcactatttgtcaaggaaatttctcaggttttactgtcactcttgagaacatatgtccatagatgtttgctcttgatcatacaaattatgcTCGATGGCCTTCCGTATTTCTGTTCAGTTACCagagatgcatccagctattttcCAGGAGtttcacactgttaaaaatttcactgaaaaaatggttaaataacagtttattttattgtcattttaccGTATTCAGCCTCAACAgtcaaataaccataaaaaagatgattttcaaaccattaatcgaaagaaaaacagaattttGCGAAAACGGTTATTTCACTGTAAAGTTGAGCCAAGCGGGTCGACTGACAGTCAATAGGAATTCAGCGCGCGCAACGCCATCTTATGCCGATCCGGAAATGGAAAAGCGTCGGTGATGATAGCAAGCATGGCGGCCTCTATTAGAaaggtaaatacatttttcattcattAGATTTTTAGTTAGTTATTTGTTGTGTACTTAATGTTATCCCTACTATCACTTATTTTAAGCGCTAAAACGCACTTATATAAATGAGTGCCTCTGCAcctattctttttttactttagatTATACATACGTAAGCAATGTTCAATGTTGaatgcatttacagtagtaaatttgaaactttgaccCTTCCCTCTCTCTCAATTCCCAAGAGTTTATCATCCCTTCCGGGGAAAATACTGTTAAAGttgcaaaaaacaattatcttttaGGAATGTACCATATTTTGCCAAATACTGAATATTTGGCCAAGAAATACAATCGTATACGGTTGAAAATTGTCTCCCATATTGCATATAGTATGATATGTGTCGAATTTGGTTAGTTTGTCTGCAATTCTGCACAAATTTCAATTCCTATATATATTTGACAATCTACTCCTTCAGATGTATGATTTTACAGCGTACAATCGTGGTAATGTTATGTAAATAAATCTTGTAGGAAACCAAATGTTTCTGTACCACGACTATTATCAAACTTTGATCActgtgattaattaaattagattgCTTTTTAGCTGTATTTATTATAGTGTAAATCAACTTTTAGAtatttgaagtatgaaaaatcagtaataagcTGACTTTTCATATTTATAACTACTTAATAtcatgatgtctttttttttcttttttttaactttttctgttttatttttaaatgagtaagtaagagtaaggttaatgtaatgtgtcgtaatatttaagaaataatgtCAGTTCTGCTTTATTAGGTAACGGACAAACTAAAACTCCCGCTTAtacgaatttaaaaaatcctcccAGAACCAAATACTTCCCCGTAGACGCAAGTGTTCGAGTTCGCAGCTTAATCGAATGATATTGTTTAGCTTTCCcaaatatttttacagagagaatttttgaataaattaagtaagaaccagggtttaagccgagttcaaagttgtttttagcaaaaaagctaaaatgtgaaaaaaagctTTAGCGAAATACTAAAATGTCCAAAGTTAATGAATACCTTCCCGTAAGGTTAATTATTGGGGAAGGTATTtctttctaaatgcctcaatGCATTCCACCTGCAATTGCAATTTAAATTCCaaattgaatttgaaattaaaaaaatgcccttctaatatttaaattattttgatcgAGGAAAAATTAAATCTCAAcattttgaataataataattaatagaaaTTGCTTATTTGTATAACTTTTATCAAAACTTCcgcatttgaaatttttcttctgtCCTGTGAGATTTGAGATAGACAGGTTCAACTACCTTAACTCGTATAAAAAATGTGCGTTTGTTCACCAATTGTCATGTattcaaatttgtttactatttgctTGCCAAATACAttcaaatccaaaataaattaaaagggacttttaaaatcaatttgtttTGGTCATAGTTCACCTTATCCAAATCAGTAGTGTTCTCAT
It encodes the following:
- the LOC129218778 gene encoding uncharacterized protein LOC129218778, with the protein product MADITSLNRKRGNIKGQITKISIALAERKDEMDIFELEALFETVLNIHQKFDTLKDDFYKIITEKQFEECEDLLSQVDEDIQNLEVSLKSSINKLKLQHYSDSVLKQSIDTSTQEINSMNVDQPKKASMKLPKIPLPTFSGKFEEWNLFKTQFNSLINENPELSESEKLHYLRGSLKGEAKILETTDDSFSSLFKALEQRYENKRIIVDCHINNILNIQPIKHESAKDLRIILDNVKKNLRSLKLLDFGRDKLSNAILLNVVLGKLDRETRKQYELTLKDNEVPDFDALLEFLERRCQILNSISANISCKSKSFIVKSNNISKICVAFKTQTHQLYHCDKFKAMKLSERIDLVKKHRLCFNCLSDRHLVSQCNSKSSCFVCKKKLNHHTLLHKYVNCINSRQNNADCGGSTGTTQIQSQGLSQQQNISNSEFDSQMSENTRVSFFTNGNEKTVLINTVIVYVRDSTGIRRGLRAILDCASESSFISVRAAEALGLKRERINIPISGLNDSALNIKKKISAHLSNKKDDSHWEIDLLIIPKITDFTPSKKINIAHLNIPNDICLADPAFYIPQKVDILLGAELFFAFLKADKRKLKDNLYLQSSYFGYLVSGSISDSSSNHSAKHCFLSKNLETLNITLTKFWEIEEVENHWPCSDDELNYCNEHFAKTHFRNSDGRYVVQMPFKPECSEIMLGNSKQTASRRLDQLWKRLERDPAMKARYTEFLNEYKTLNHMKEIKEDKGTDVGYYLPHHGIFRPDSKTTKLRVVFNASAKTTSGHSLNDLLSKGGVIQEDLFSILIRFRKYIYAFTTDIKQMFRMIEVDSSQTKLQKILWKESEFAPTKIYQLQTVTYGTASAPYLATKVLQQLALDEGKNFPLASRAVLQDFYMDDCLSGSSNLKEFLNLQSELTQLLQKGGMNLHKWCSNEGSTTELQEFPLDRNSEEIVVKTLGMLWNSSSDSFMYKVSNNPNRNFTKRDVLSEIARIYDLLGLLGPVISKAKIFMQQLWLLKLDWNETLPPEIAEQWYNFVKTFPELQSIQVPRCILKSDTKSVILQGFSDASSKAYGAVIYVKTVSQTNEIKKQLLCSKSRVSPTKFMSIPRLELSACLLLSKLTQKVLAAIKLHIDSVELYSDSTIALAWINTSSSLLKTFVSNRVSQIQQMTKNFQWSHVLSEDNPADKISRGMDVQSLATCELWWSGPNLVKQNLTDPQTLKNSSDLANQLYTEELKPVSQVTLTSSSDSNFFDRLLDITNNFQKLIRVLAFIFRFSRNCKSPVKQTGPLTHEECVNAENHLLRG